In the Clostridium gelidum genome, TGTGCAGTAAGAACAACTAATAAAATTCTAAATGGTGAAAAAGTAGAACTTTTTGATCAAAAGTAGGAGATGACATAATTATGAGTAATGAAATAGTTATAAAAGTAGGAAAATTATTAAATGAGGTTAGAAATAATAAACCTCTTGTACACAATATAACAAATTATGTTACAGTTAATGATTGTGCTAATATATTACTTGCAATAGGTGCATCACCAATTATGGCTGATGATATTAAGGAAGCAGCAGATATTACTAAGATTTCATCTGCTCTTGTAATAAATATTGGTACATTAAATGAAAGAACTATTGAATCTATGATAACATCAGGCAAAAAGGCAAATGAATTAAATATTCCAGTTGTGTTCGATCCGGTAGGTGCAGGTGCATCTGAGTTTAGAAATGAAACTACTAAGAAGATATTAGAAGAAGTAAAAATAAGCGTTTTACGTGGGAATATGTCTGAGATTAAGTTTATAAGTGGTTTGGAATCTTCAACTAAGGGTGTTGATGCCTCTGAAAGCGATATGGAAAGTGTCAATGATAAAGGTGCTAACGTAGCTAAGAATTTAGCTAATAAACTTAATTGTACTGTAGCGATTACAGGGGTAACAGATATTATATCTGATGGAAAAAGAGTAGCTATACTTGAAAATGGAACTAAGATGCTTGCGAATGTTACTGGAACGGGGTGCATGACTACAGCACTCGTAGGAGCATTTTGTGGGGCGGGTTCAGATTACTTTATAGGTGCAGTTTCAGGTATTGCTGCTATGGGGATTTGTGGGGAAATTGCTCTTGAAAAAGCAGGACAAATTGGAACAGGAAGTTTTCATATAGCCATAATAGATGCTATAAGTAATTTGAATTCTGAAATAATTGAAAATATGGTTAAAGTTAAAGAAATATAAAATATAATAACTACTAAGGCATATGAAAAAATAACAGTCACATGGTATAGTGGCTAGTGATTTTATGAGTATGCCTTAATAAATTGAAAAGTAAACATATAATTTGAGGAGGAAAATTTCAATGAAGCCTAAAATAGATTATAGTATTTATCTTGTAACAGATAGAGATTTGATGAGCACAGAAACTTTAGAAGAGGCTGTAGAACAAGCTATTATCGGAGGATGTACATTAGTTCAATTAAGAGAAAAGGATTGTTCATCTCTTGATTTTTATAATACTGCAGTAAAGGTAAAAGAAATAACAGATAAATATAATGTTCCATTGTTAATAAATGATAGATTAGATATTGCACTAGCAGTAGGTGCAGCAGGAGTACATGTAGGTCAAAGTGATTTATCAGCAACAGTTGTTAGAAAAATTATTGGGGATGATAAGATTATTGGAGTTTCAACAGGGTGCTTAGAACAAGCACTTAAGGCACAAAAAGATGGCGCAGATTATATAGGAGTTGGTGCTATGTATGCAACTGGTACTAAAAAAGATGCAAATCCAACTTCAATGGAAGAGTTAAAGAAAATAAGAGAAAGTGTATCTTTACCTATAGTAGTAATTGGGGGAATTAATAAAGAAAGAATTAAGGACTTTGAGGGCATGGGGATTGATGGACTTGCAATAGTTTCAGCAATTATTGCTCAAAACGATATTGTTGGGGCTACAAAGGAATTGAAAAGGATATTCAAACAAGGTTAGATTTAAAAAGAGACAAACTTGATTGGATAATGGACTAACATTAAAAAATAAAGGCGATTAAATAATTATATTGAATTAGTAAAAGAATCTTAAATATTGTCAATAAAAAATAATTTTTTTAAACCTCTGATTAATTTAGGGGCTTTTTTATGCATAAGACGGAATTGTTTGGGTGATTTTATAGAAAATCAGAAGAATAAGAGGTATAATATGAGTGAACTATAAGGTTAATTATTGTAAAAAGACAAAAATTTAAATTTATAATATAAGATATAATTTTTTATTAAATCTATTGTAAAAAACCAGATGCATCAATAGATATTTATTAGATTTTAATTAAATTTTGTAAGGGGGCTGGATAGATATGAAAGTACATTCTGAAATGAATGGATTTAATTATGACGTAGAAAAAGAAAGAAGATCTGTGCCAAGATTTAGTAAAAAAGATACAATACAATGTATAGCGATAAATTCTGAAAAATGTTTTTATTTATTTGAATGTGTAAATATAAGTACACAAGGTATAGGATTTATTTCACAAAGGGAATTTAAAAAAGGTGATTTTTTAGAGGTTATTGTTTTATTTGATAAATCTATATCTATTCAACTTATGGTAAGAATTGTAAGAAACAGTATTCTTGATGGACGTTTGTTTATAGGTGCTGAGTTTGTTGGTATGCCTAGTTCTAATTATGAAATATTAAAAAGTGTCTTGGATGGACATTTGGATAATATTTAATTACTATATAAGTTGCAATAATATGGGTACAATATATTAAATGAAATAAACTCTTATGGTAGCAGAAGCTTTTGATTTAAAAGTTAAATACAATTGAGCAGAGGAATAAGTGTCATCTAATTTTATATTTAAAATCCTTCATAAGAGTTATCTTGTGAAGGATTTTTTTCAATATGATTAATAGATATTTTTTGATATAAGGCACAAAAGAAGAAACTAAAAATTAATTTTTTATCAGAACTGTATTTTAAAATATAAGTGTAGTGAAAACATAGTGGTCTATACAATAATGCATAATAAACCCATGTAAATCATGGCAATATGTCGTGAATAATCCGGGTCAAGTATTGTTATTAAAGTAAAAGATGAAGGGGATGGCATTCCTAAAAATAAACTTGATGTTATATTTGAACGTTTTGGACAAGCAAAGTGTTCCCTTTCTAGACAATGTGAAGGAACATTAATAATTTAACTAAAGTGAATTAAATATCAGTAAATTAAATTATAAATAATTGATTTAATTGTAGTAATATGATAATGTTGAGTATATGGTAATAAAATGAAATGATTAGTAATAATGTGTAGATTTATATGATAATATTCAAATATATTAATAAAACAGAGAAATCGGAACTGTGAAAAATTCTCTTTATTTGGGTACCTTGAGAATTGGGAGTTAGTGGTGCAACCGACCGATAATTAGTTTATAAACTAATTATCGGTTTTTATTTTTATAATGTAAAACAGAGTAGGGGGAAATAAGATAATATAGATGTTATTAGATTAAATAATCACTATTATTATAGTGAAATTTAACTTATATTATATAATATCCTTAAAGTTGAAATTCAGGCTTATTATAAGGGGGAATCGTTTTGAAAAAAGAAAAGTCTTTACAGGTTAGAGCTATTTTTATCATTTCATTTATTTTTCTTACTCTTATCAGCATGGTAACATACATAGAATATTCAAAATCAAAAAAAATAATTATGTCTTCAATGGAGAGTTCTGGAAAACAAACAGTTACAATTCATGCGCAAAAATTATCTTCATGGGTTAAATCTAGATTATCTCAGGTAGAAGTAATTGCAAACACTCAATTGGTATCAAGTCTGAATTATAGTGAAATAATGCCTTATTTTGAAAGAGAACAAAAAAATTATGATGGAGTTTTTAATAGCCTTGGAATATCTGGTGGAGATGGAAAGTTAACTATGCAAAATAATGTAGTTATTGATATAAGTACAGAAGGTACATTCCCACAAGTTATGCAAGGAAAAAAGATTATATCAAATCCCTTTGCAGATAAACAAAATCCTTCAGATTTGATAATATCTATGGAGTGCCCTGTAAGGGATACAAAAGATAATAAAGTTGTTGGGGTTGTAAGCGGAGCTTGTCTTGTTTCTACAGTTTTTAAAGAAAATACAGATTTTCATATTGGCGAGACAGATAAAGTTTATTTATTAGGTAAGGATGGTACTGTTTTATTCCATCAAGATGATACATCTAATAATGAAAGCAATTTTTTACAAAGCTCTAATAAGGAATTTTCAGGTTTAGTTCAAGATGCACTTTCTAAGGATAGTTTTTTGGGAGAATTTAAAGATAATAATGAAACAAAAATGTTATTTTCTTCTCGTGTTGAAGGAACAGATTGGTACATGTTTCTTGAAGTTCCTACAAAAGAATATACTTCTAGTTTAAATTCATTGCTTTACGCAACAGTCATTGTTTCTGCCATAGCAATAATATTTCTAATAGT is a window encoding:
- the thiM gene encoding hydroxyethylthiazole kinase, translated to MSNEIVIKVGKLLNEVRNNKPLVHNITNYVTVNDCANILLAIGASPIMADDIKEAADITKISSALVINIGTLNERTIESMITSGKKANELNIPVVFDPVGAGASEFRNETTKKILEEVKISVLRGNMSEIKFISGLESSTKGVDASESDMESVNDKGANVAKNLANKLNCTVAITGVTDIISDGKRVAILENGTKMLANVTGTGCMTTALVGAFCGAGSDYFIGAVSGIAAMGICGEIALEKAGQIGTGSFHIAIIDAISNLNSEIIENMVKVKEI
- the thiE gene encoding thiamine phosphate synthase; translated protein: MKPKIDYSIYLVTDRDLMSTETLEEAVEQAIIGGCTLVQLREKDCSSLDFYNTAVKVKEITDKYNVPLLINDRLDIALAVGAAGVHVGQSDLSATVVRKIIGDDKIIGVSTGCLEQALKAQKDGADYIGVGAMYATGTKKDANPTSMEELKKIRESVSLPIVVIGGINKERIKDFEGMGIDGLAIVSAIIAQNDIVGATKELKRIFKQG
- a CDS encoding PilZ domain-containing protein encodes the protein MKVHSEMNGFNYDVEKERRSVPRFSKKDTIQCIAINSEKCFYLFECVNISTQGIGFISQREFKKGDFLEVIVLFDKSISIQLMVRIVRNSILDGRLFIGAEFVGMPSSNYEILKSVLDGHLDNI